In Desulfovibrio aminophilus, the sequence AGCGACCCTCTCGCCGCGGTGGAGTGCGGTTCGGTGGAGGCGGTGAAGCGCTTCGCGGCCGAGGGGCTGGGCCTGACCATCCTGCCGGAGAGTTTGGCCCGCGCGGAACTCGCCGCCGGGACCCTGGCCGCGGTCGATTGGGCCGAAGGTCCGCTGGAAGCAGCGGTCTTCATGCTCCATCATAAGGATAAATGGATCTCTCCCACGCTCGCCGCATTCATGGACATCTGCCGCCGGGAACTCTTGCCCGGCGACGGCCGCGCCTGACCCGTGGGCCTTCGGCCTGTTACACAAAGGCGGGAGTCTCCCCCGCCCTTTTTATAACCCGGCGAAGCCGGGGCCTTCGGCCCATTACGGAAAGATAAAAATGGGGAGTCTCTCCCGCCTTGCTATAACCCGGCGAAGCCGGGGTTGTGCGGCGGGCCGCCCGAGGATAGACTGCGGCCATGAGCCTTCGTCCCGCCCATCTCGCCGAGAACCTGGCCGACGTCCTGCGCGGCCGGGGCTATCGGCTCACGCCCCAGCGCCTGGCCGTGATCCGGGCCCTGGGCCGGGACGCCTCGCACCCCTCGGCCGAGGAGGTCCACCGGCGTCTGCTGCCCGACAACCCGACCCTGAGCCTGGCCACGGTCTACAAGACCATCGCCCTGCTCAAGCAGGAGGGCCTGCTCCTGGAGATCGACTTCGGCGCGGCGGACAACCGCTACGACATCCTCCGGCCCTACCCCCACCCCCACGCCGTCTGCACCCGCTGCGGGGCCGTGTCCGACCCGAGCGACGCGGACGTCTCCGAACTGGTCGAGCGCATGACCCGGGAGACGGGCTACTCCATCAGCTCGCATCGGCTGGATTTTTTCGGCCTGTGCCCCAGCTGCCGCCGAAAAGCGGGCGGGAAATAATTTTTTTCGCTTGCAACGGAGAATGATTCTCCGTAAGGTTCCATTATCGAGAACCCGCCGCAAAGCCGGAGGCCGGTCCCTTCCATCGCGCGGCGGACAACCCGAGAGGTGCACATGGCCAAGAAGAACAAGCTCACCACCAACGCGGGCGCGCCCGTGGTCGACAACCAGAATTCGCTCACCGCCGGGAAACGCGGCCCCATGCTCCTGCAGGACGTCTGGTTCCTGGAGAAGCTGGCCCACTTCGACCGGGAGGTCATCCCGGAGCGGCGCATGCACGCCAAGGGCTCCGGGGCCTACGGCACGTTCACCGTGACCAAGGACATCACGAAATACACCAAGGCCGCGATCTTCTCCAAGGTCGGCAAGAAGACCGAGCTCTTCGCCCGCTTCTCCACCGTGGCCGGGGAGCGCGGGGCGGCCGACGCCGAGCGCGACATCCGGGGCTTCGCCCTCAAGTTCTACACCGAGCAGGGCAACTGGGACTTGGTGGGCAACAACACCCCGGTGTTCTTCCTGCGCGATCCCCTGAAGTTCCCGGACCTGAACCACGTGGTCAAGCGCGACCCGCGCACGAACCTGCGCAGCGCCAAGAACAACTGGGACTTCTGGACCAGCCTGCCCGAGGCCCTGCACCAAGTCACGGTGGTCATGAGCGACCGGGGCATCCCGGCCACCTACCGCCACATGCACGGCTTCGGCAGCCACACCTTCAGCCTGATCAACGCCAAGAACCAGCGCTTCTGGGT encodes:
- a CDS encoding Fur family transcriptional regulator, translated to MSLRPAHLAENLADVLRGRGYRLTPQRLAVIRALGRDASHPSAEEVHRRLLPDNPTLSLATVYKTIALLKQEGLLLEIDFGAADNRYDILRPYPHPHAVCTRCGAVSDPSDADVSELVERMTRETGYSISSHRLDFFGLCPSCRRKAGGK